The nucleotide sequence CCGCCGTCTACTTCGGCCTCCTCGTGGGCGTGCTCCTGACCTACGTCTCGATGCTGGCGCTGTCGCCGATCCTCCCGCCCGACCGCGACGGCCCGGTCTGGGCGTGGCTGCCCGTCATCCTCGGCTCCGTTCTGTGCTACTTCTGCACGAGCCTGCTCCTCCAGACCCGCGACGACTTCCGCTTCCTCATTCCCTACGTCGAGTTCGCCCGGGACGTCCGTGGGCTCCGCCCCAACGTCCTCGATGCCGCCTCGATCGTCGACGGACGGATCGCCGACCTCGCCGAGGCGGGCCTGTTCGAGAGCCGGTTCGTGATCCCGTCGTTCGTGCTCGACGAACTCCAGGCCTCGGCCGACGCGTCCGACCGGACGCTGCGGACCCGGACCCGGCGCGGGCTCGACATGCTCTCGCGCATGCGGGCCAACCCCCGGATCGACATCGACGTCCTCGCTCCGGGCGACGAGGATGACGACGCCATGGCCACGGACTCGCGGGTCGTGTCGATGGCCCGCCGGCTCGGCGGCCGCGTGGTGACCGCGGACGCCAACGTCATGAAGGTCGCCGGACTGCATGACGTGGCGGCGATCAACGTCAACGACGTCGCCCTGTCGCTCAAGCCGGCGTTCGTCCCCGGCGACGCCCTTGCCGTGCGGCTGGTGAAGCAGGGGGATGAGCCCGACCAGGGCGTCGGCTACCTCGACGACGGCACGATGGTCGTCGTGCAAAACGGCCGCGAACAGATCGGCCGGACCGTCCGGGTCAGCGTCACCAGCACGCTACAGACGACGGCCGGCCGCCTCGTCTTCGCCCGCCCCGAGGCGTCGCGGGCCTGAGCAGCAGGGCTGGACCGCAGCGTCCGCCAGGTCGGCCCGGGCATTTGCCGGCTCACCGCCGGAAGACGATACTCCGTGGGCGAAACCGCTGCGATCCCCGGAGACTCCAGCCATGCAATGCCGCCGTCCCGCGCCGACCCGCGCGGCCATGCTCGTGATGCTCGTGGCCTGCGGCCCGACCCCGTCCCTCTCCTTCGCAGCCGACCCCG is from Planctomycetia bacterium and encodes:
- a CDS encoding PIN/TRAM domain-containing protein, with translation MALIVLRALFVMVSVGIAVSIFGSDAMRHAPQWLPWGVLAAMIALPLTVMGIDAGIKRKNLTTITAVYFGLLVGVLLTYVSMLALSPILPPDRDGPVWAWLPVILGSVLCYFCTSLLLQTRDDFRFLIPYVEFARDVRGLRPNVLDAASIVDGRIADLAEAGLFESRFVIPSFVLDELQASADASDRTLRTRTRRGLDMLSRMRANPRIDIDVLAPGDEDDDAMATDSRVVSMARRLGGRVVTADANVMKVAGLHDVAAINVNDVALSLKPAFVPGDALAVRLVKQGDEPDQGVGYLDDGTMVVVQNGREQIGRTVRVSVTSTLQTTAGRLVFARPEASRA